Proteins from a genomic interval of Flammeovirgaceae bacterium SG7u.111:
- the folD gene encoding bifunctional methylenetetrahydrofolate dehydrogenase/methenyltetrahydrofolate cyclohydrolase FolD, which translates to MELIDGKKVSGEIKEEIAAEVKEMLSAGKRAPHLAAILVGNDGGSQTYVKHKMKACEQVGFRSTLVRYDDDVTEEELMAKIDEMNKDEELDGFIVQLPLPKHIDETKVTEAIDPKKDVDGFHPNNLGKMLLGIPSYLPATPYGIIQLLERYNIETEGKKCVIVGRSHIVGTPMTILMSRKAKPGNCTVTMAHSRTADLAAETRQADILVAALGKPEFITKDMVKEGAVVIDVGTTRVKDDTKKSGFALKGDVKFDEVSPKCSYITPVPGGVGPMTVVTLIKNTLLASKLAQA; encoded by the coding sequence ATGGAACTGATAGATGGAAAAAAGGTTTCCGGAGAAATAAAGGAAGAAATTGCTGCTGAGGTGAAAGAAATGTTGTCTGCTGGTAAGCGTGCCCCACATTTGGCAGCGATATTGGTTGGCAACGACGGTGGTAGCCAAACGTACGTAAAACACAAAATGAAAGCCTGCGAACAAGTAGGATTCCGTTCTACGTTGGTTCGCTACGACGATGATGTTACCGAAGAAGAGCTTATGGCAAAGATCGACGAGATGAACAAGGACGAAGAGTTGGACGGGTTCATTGTACAGCTTCCTTTGCCTAAGCATATCGACGAAACTAAAGTTACCGAAGCGATTGATCCTAAGAAAGATGTGGACGGCTTCCATCCAAACAACTTAGGAAAAATGCTGTTGGGCATTCCTTCGTATTTGCCTGCAACTCCTTACGGAATCATCCAATTACTGGAAAGGTACAACATTGAAACGGAAGGCAAAAAATGCGTGATAGTAGGAAGAAGCCACATCGTGGGAACACCTATGACTATTTTGATGAGCCGAAAAGCCAAGCCTGGCAACTGCACCGTGACCATGGCGCACAGCCGCACGGCAGATTTGGCTGCGGAAACCCGCCAAGCGGATATTTTGGTAGCAGCGCTGGGCAAGCCCGAGTTCATTACCAAAGACATGGTGAAGGAAGGAGCAGTAGTGATAGACGTGGGAACTACTCGTGTGAAAGACGATACCAAAAAGTCTGGCTTTGCCCTCAAAGGCGATGTAAAGTTTGATGAGGTTTCTCCCAAGTGTAGCTACATCACGCCAGTACCGGGCGGCGTTGGCCCCATGACCGTAGTAACCTTAATTAAAAACACCTTGCTGGCTTCTAAATTAGCCCAAGCATAA